Proteins from one Amycolatopsis benzoatilytica AK 16/65 genomic window:
- a CDS encoding cupin domain-containing protein — MTVIRTAEARRTETPNAVMTTFASATQGGSQQAVWRVDMDPGAAGPVHAFDAEQVWTVLDGGAHITLDGETSTVAAGDTVIMPADVPRQIRTTDGLAAIVCAPATTRVHWTGAVPACASADGAKILPGWVA; from the coding sequence ATGACTGTGATCCGGACCGCCGAAGCCCGCCGGACGGAAACCCCGAACGCGGTGATGACCACCTTCGCCTCGGCGACGCAAGGCGGCAGCCAGCAGGCGGTGTGGCGGGTCGACATGGACCCCGGCGCGGCCGGGCCGGTGCACGCGTTCGACGCCGAGCAGGTGTGGACGGTTCTCGACGGCGGCGCGCACATCACGCTCGACGGCGAAACTTCGACCGTGGCGGCGGGCGACACTGTGATCATGCCCGCGGACGTGCCGCGGCAAATCCGCACCACCGACGGGCTGGCCGCGATCGTGTGCGCGCCGGCGACCACCCGGGTGCACTGGACCGGCGCGGTTCCGGCGTGCGCGAGCGCTGACGGGGCCAAGATTCTGCCCGGCTGGGTGGCCTGA
- a CDS encoding MarR family winged helix-turn-helix transcriptional regulator, whose translation MSSDPPGFELPLRLLFGFRSLIDDLHAELAKQGHAGLRPMYGFVFQAIGRHGTTAVELGHTLGVSKQAAGKTIDTLERLGYVYRERDPGDGRRMLVRLTDHGIDCLAKSARIFDQLRAQWAEQLGAQRLRALEEDLRKVASPGSARLDVPGWFSGQ comes from the coding sequence ATGTCAAGTGATCCGCCCGGATTCGAGCTGCCGCTGCGCCTGCTGTTCGGATTCCGCAGCCTGATCGACGATCTGCATGCCGAGCTCGCGAAGCAGGGGCACGCCGGACTTCGGCCGATGTACGGGTTCGTCTTCCAGGCGATCGGCCGCCACGGCACGACGGCGGTCGAGCTCGGGCACACGCTCGGAGTGTCCAAACAGGCCGCCGGCAAGACGATCGACACACTGGAACGGCTCGGTTACGTCTACCGCGAACGCGACCCCGGCGACGGCCGGCGGATGCTGGTGCGGCTGACCGATCACGGAATCGACTGCCTGGCGAAGTCGGCGCGGATCTTCGATCAGCTGCGCGCGCAGTGGGCGGAACAACTGGGCGCACAGCGGCTTCGCGCCCTGGAAGAGGACCTGCGGAAGGTCGCTTCACCGGGCTCGGCGCGGCTGGATGTGCCCGGCTGGTTCTCCGGTCAATGA
- a CDS encoding spermidine synthase codes for MNIEEPVGQGVTRRWHVSDVLADTRTEYQHLVIGTTAQGVSLFCDDERQSTEFSQLVYHEALLVPALLLASTVDRVLIVGSSEGVASQIAAAAGASVDHVDIDAEAVRLCAEHLPYGYSPDELARAERGEGPVRVRYADGWEYVRRCGEKYDIVVVDLPDEQDDLDAQHNRLYGTEFLASCRSLLTSGGVVAYQGGCPTLWRNSTLVKCWRRFEKVFPAPVYFGSAEHEWAFFFGTDRENPLETMTERLPGLRYRPETIDALALRGATVPPMSLR; via the coding sequence GTGAACATCGAGGAACCGGTCGGGCAGGGCGTGACCCGGCGGTGGCACGTCTCGGACGTGCTGGCCGACACCCGGACCGAATACCAGCATCTGGTGATCGGGACCACCGCGCAAGGGGTTTCGCTGTTCTGCGACGACGAGCGGCAGAGCACCGAGTTCAGTCAGCTGGTGTACCACGAAGCGCTGCTGGTCCCGGCGTTGCTGCTGGCGTCCACTGTGGACCGGGTGCTGATCGTCGGTTCCAGCGAAGGCGTCGCGTCGCAGATCGCGGCGGCGGCCGGGGCTTCGGTGGACCACGTGGACATCGACGCGGAAGCGGTCCGGTTGTGCGCGGAGCACCTTCCCTACGGCTATTCGCCGGACGAGCTGGCACGAGCGGAGCGCGGCGAGGGGCCGGTCCGGGTGCGGTACGCCGACGGGTGGGAATACGTGCGCAGGTGCGGCGAGAAGTACGACATCGTGGTGGTCGACCTGCCGGACGAGCAGGACGACCTCGATGCGCAGCACAACCGCTTGTACGGGACGGAATTCTTGGCGTCCTGCCGGTCGCTGCTGACGTCTGGCGGGGTGGTGGCCTACCAGGGCGGCTGCCCCACGTTGTGGCGGAACTCGACTTTGGTGAAGTGCTGGCGGCGGTTCGAGAAGGTGTTCCCGGCACCGGTTTACTTCGGTTCCGCGGAGCACGAGTGGGCGTTCTTCTTCGGGACGGACCGGGAGAACCCGCTGGAGACGATGACGGAACGGCTGCCGGGGCTGCGGTACCGGCCGGAGACGATCGACGCGCTCGCGTTGCGCGGCGCGACGGTTCCGCCGATGAGCCTTCGCTGA
- the speD gene encoding adenosylmethionine decarboxylase, with translation MRTYFVGGDAGDVGEFAGRHVLAEFSGVAADVLDDPALLCESLERALDKAGATVCDLTFKQFEPHGVTVVALLSESHASIHTYPENGSVFVDVFTCGRRADPELAVQLLRDQLGAGVSRITTIHRGQDGK, from the coding sequence CTGCGGACGTACTTCGTCGGCGGGGACGCCGGAGACGTCGGGGAGTTCGCCGGACGGCATGTGCTGGCGGAGTTCTCCGGGGTCGCGGCTGACGTCCTGGACGATCCGGCGTTGTTGTGCGAGAGCCTGGAACGGGCGCTGGACAAGGCCGGCGCGACGGTGTGCGACCTGACGTTCAAACAGTTCGAGCCGCACGGAGTGACCGTGGTGGCGCTGCTTTCGGAGTCGCACGCGTCGATCCACACGTACCCGGAGAACGGGTCGGTGTTCGTCGACGTGTTCACCTGCGGACGGCGAGCGGATCCGGAGCTGGCCGTGCAGCTGCTGCGGGACCAGCTCGGTGCGGGCGTTTCCCGGATCACCACTATCCACAGAGGACAGGACGGCAAGTGA
- a CDS encoding aminoglycoside N(3)-acetyltransferase yields MGDGLRRLGVVEGGVVIVHSSLSALGEVAGGAAAVVRGVLRAVGTDGTLVVPAFTGEIADPFPLHGGAGDSAVDAARDRVPLFHPDFPTAMGAVPNAVLGWQGRFRSRHPQASVAAVGKRAAEVTAQQPLGYAVGVGSPFDWMHRHGAQIVLIGVGHNRNSFLHYAESLVPHHRRKVRRFPYLVDGERVWVRTGDVGDDNGRFFPQVGAEFEAAGEVRIGRIGAAECRVMDSGAFVEFARRRLGELLNG; encoded by the coding sequence GTGGGTGACGGGTTGCGGCGGTTGGGGGTGGTGGAAGGCGGCGTGGTGATCGTGCATTCGTCGTTGTCTGCCTTGGGGGAGGTTGCCGGCGGCGCAGCGGCGGTGGTGCGCGGTGTGTTGCGGGCGGTGGGCACGGACGGGACGCTGGTGGTTCCGGCGTTTACCGGGGAGATCGCTGACCCGTTTCCGTTGCACGGCGGGGCGGGCGATTCCGCGGTGGACGCGGCCCGGGATCGGGTTCCGTTATTCCATCCGGATTTCCCCACTGCGATGGGAGCGGTTCCCAACGCGGTTCTGGGTTGGCAGGGGCGGTTTCGCAGCCGGCATCCGCAGGCGTCTGTTGCCGCGGTGGGGAAGCGGGCGGCTGAGGTGACCGCGCAGCAACCGCTCGGGTACGCGGTCGGAGTGGGGTCTCCGTTCGACTGGATGCACCGGCACGGCGCGCAGATCGTGTTGATCGGGGTCGGGCACAACCGGAACTCGTTCCTGCACTACGCGGAGTCGCTGGTGCCGCATCACCGGCGGAAGGTGCGGCGGTTTCCTTACCTCGTGGACGGCGAGCGAGTGTGGGTGCGGACCGGTGACGTCGGAGACGACAACGGGCGGTTTTTCCCTCAGGTCGGGGCGGAGTTCGAGGCGGCGGGCGAGGTGCGGATCGGGCGGATCGGGGCGGCGGAGTGCCGGGTGATGGACAGCGGTGCGTTCGTGGAGTTCGCGCGGCGACGGCTCGGGGAGCTGCTGAACGGGTGA
- a CDS encoding cytochrome P450, whose product MSHEKVVDGVPLGRPPGCPFDPPAALSELRDEAPVVRMKFPDGHLGWLVTGYPEVRAVAADQRFSNRYELSHFPLPGMEHVEQLPPAPVGDLTGIDAPEHTRFRKLLTGKFTVRRMRLLSDRVAEVAAEHLDAMEAAGPGVDLVEAYAHPVPAVMICELLGVPYADRESFQANSAAISDVDLPETDRMNAYGALQEYVGELVLTKRASPTDDLLSDLTGSDLTDEELAGLGTFLLAAGLDTTANMIALGTYALLSHPAQLAVVRDDPAAAGGAVEELMRYLSIAHTGVRAALEDVEVGGEVIRAGESVVVSVLGANRDPRRFPRPDELDVRRDAVGHVAFGHGVHQCLGQQLARVEMTVALPELLRRFPGLRVDGEVVLRSELQNIYGVRRLPVAW is encoded by the coding sequence ATGAGTCACGAAAAGGTGGTGGACGGAGTTCCGCTGGGCCGGCCGCCGGGCTGTCCGTTCGATCCGCCCGCCGCGTTGAGCGAGCTGCGCGACGAGGCCCCGGTGGTGCGGATGAAGTTCCCGGACGGGCATCTCGGGTGGCTGGTCACCGGTTACCCGGAAGTGCGGGCGGTGGCGGCGGACCAGCGGTTCAGCAACCGGTACGAGCTGTCGCACTTTCCGCTTCCCGGGATGGAGCACGTCGAACAGCTGCCGCCGGCTCCGGTCGGGGACCTGACCGGGATCGACGCGCCGGAGCACACCCGCTTCCGGAAGCTGCTGACCGGGAAGTTCACCGTGCGGCGGATGCGATTGCTGTCGGACCGCGTCGCCGAGGTGGCGGCCGAGCATCTGGACGCGATGGAAGCGGCCGGGCCGGGCGTCGACCTGGTCGAAGCGTACGCGCATCCGGTGCCGGCGGTGATGATCTGCGAGCTGCTGGGAGTGCCGTATGCGGATCGGGAATCGTTCCAGGCCAACAGCGCGGCGATCAGCGACGTGGATCTGCCGGAGACGGACCGGATGAACGCCTACGGCGCGCTGCAGGAGTACGTCGGGGAGCTGGTGCTGACGAAGCGGGCTTCGCCGACCGACGATCTGCTGAGCGATCTGACCGGCAGCGATTTGACGGACGAGGAATTGGCCGGGCTGGGCACGTTCCTGCTCGCTGCCGGGCTGGACACCACCGCCAACATGATCGCGTTGGGGACGTACGCGCTGCTTTCTCATCCGGCTCAGCTGGCGGTGGTCCGGGACGATCCGGCGGCTGCTGGCGGGGCGGTTGAGGAACTGATGCGGTACCTGTCGATCGCGCACACCGGAGTGCGGGCGGCGCTGGAAGATGTCGAGGTCGGCGGGGAGGTGATCCGGGCCGGGGAATCGGTGGTGGTTTCGGTGCTGGGAGCCAATCGGGATCCTCGGCGGTTCCCCCGGCCGGACGAGCTGGACGTGCGGCGGGACGCGGTGGGGCATGTCGCGTTCGGGCACGGGGTGCATCAGTGCCTGGGGCAGCAGCTGGCTCGGGTGGAGATGACGGTGGCGCTGCCGGAGCTGTTGCGGCGGTTCCCCGGGTTGCGGGTGGACGGGGAAGTGGTCTTGCGGTCGGAGCTGCAGAACATCTACGGGGTGCGGAGATTGCCGGTTGCCTGGTAG
- a CDS encoding ABC transporter permease: protein MSTATLAGPDQRFYPVRDSMTMLRRNLRHMLRYPSMTIMLVGMPVVFLLLFVYVFGGTLGAGLGGAGGGRAEYANFVAPTILLMTITATVQGTAISVAMDLTEGVIARFRTMHIARVSVLTGHVLGSVLQALFGLVVVTGVALLVGFRPAADFGSWLAAIGFLVVVALALVWLCVALGQVSKSVESASNTPMPLLLLPFLGSGFVPTDSMPAGLRWFAEYQPFSPIINTLRGLLLDEPLGNNWWLALGWCAVMGLGGYFWSKKLFNREYSH, encoded by the coding sequence ATGAGTACTGCCACCCTTGCCGGACCGGACCAGCGGTTCTATCCGGTCCGCGATTCGATGACCATGCTGCGCCGCAACCTGCGGCACATGCTGCGGTATCCGTCGATGACGATCATGCTCGTCGGGATGCCGGTGGTGTTCCTGCTGCTGTTCGTCTACGTCTTCGGCGGGACACTGGGCGCCGGGCTGGGCGGCGCGGGCGGCGGCAGAGCGGAATACGCCAACTTCGTCGCTCCGACGATTCTGCTGATGACGATCACCGCCACCGTGCAGGGAACGGCGATCTCGGTGGCGATGGACCTGACCGAAGGAGTCATCGCCCGGTTCCGGACCATGCACATCGCCCGGGTTTCGGTACTGACCGGGCACGTGCTCGGCAGTGTGCTGCAAGCGTTGTTCGGGCTGGTGGTGGTCACCGGGGTGGCGTTGCTGGTCGGGTTCCGGCCGGCGGCGGACTTCGGGTCCTGGCTCGCCGCGATCGGGTTCCTCGTGGTGGTGGCGCTCGCGCTGGTGTGGCTGTGCGTCGCGCTGGGACAGGTCAGCAAGAGCGTCGAATCGGCCAGCAACACGCCGATGCCGTTGCTGCTGCTGCCTTTCCTCGGCAGCGGGTTCGTGCCGACCGATTCGATGCCCGCCGGGCTGCGGTGGTTCGCCGAGTACCAGCCGTTCTCGCCGATCATCAACACGCTGCGCGGACTCCTGCTCGACGAGCCGCTGGGCAACAACTGGTGGCTCGCGCTCGGCTGGTGCGCGGTGATGGGTCTCGGCGGCTACTTCTGGTCCAAGAAGCTTTTCAATCGCGAATACTCGCACTGA
- a CDS encoding daunorubicin resistance protein DrrA family ABC transporter ATP-binding protein codes for MHTNGSRPAIAATGLRKSYGDKVVLDGVDLSVARGTVFSLLGANGAGKTTTVKILSTLINADSGEARVAGFDVARQPDGVRASIGVTGQFSAVDSLLSGEENLLLMADLHHLGKTARRARTGQLLEQFDLVEAAKKPASTYSGGMRRRLDLAMTLVGSPQVIFLDEPTTGLDPRSRRAMWQIVRELVAGGVTIFLTTQYLDEADELADRIAVLEQGRLVAEGTADELKRQIPGGHVQLKFGEEAELLQASRGLREASRENDALVLRVPSDGSLQSLKSLIDRLDELSVQVDELSVHTPDLDDVFLALTGTSTDEKAATR; via the coding sequence ATGCACACCAACGGTTCCCGGCCCGCGATCGCGGCCACCGGACTGCGCAAGTCCTATGGCGACAAGGTCGTGCTCGACGGCGTGGACCTCTCGGTCGCCCGCGGCACGGTGTTCTCGCTGCTCGGCGCCAACGGCGCGGGCAAGACCACTACCGTGAAGATCCTGTCCACTTTGATCAACGCCGACTCCGGCGAAGCGCGGGTGGCCGGCTTCGACGTCGCCCGCCAGCCGGATGGGGTGCGCGCCTCGATCGGCGTCACCGGCCAGTTCTCCGCGGTCGACAGTCTGCTCAGCGGCGAGGAAAACCTGCTGCTGATGGCGGATCTGCACCATCTCGGCAAGACCGCGCGGCGCGCCCGCACCGGGCAGCTGCTCGAACAGTTCGATCTGGTCGAGGCGGCGAAGAAGCCGGCTTCGACCTACTCCGGCGGGATGCGCCGCCGGCTCGACCTGGCGATGACTCTGGTCGGCAGCCCGCAGGTGATCTTCCTGGACGAGCCGACCACCGGGCTGGACCCGCGCAGCCGGCGCGCGATGTGGCAGATCGTCCGAGAGCTGGTGGCCGGCGGCGTCACGATTTTCCTGACCACGCAATACCTCGACGAGGCCGATGAGCTGGCCGACCGGATCGCGGTGCTGGAACAGGGCCGGCTGGTCGCCGAAGGCACCGCGGACGAACTCAAGCGGCAGATCCCCGGCGGGCACGTCCAGCTGAAGTTCGGCGAGGAGGCAGAGCTCCTCCAGGCCAGCCGCGGACTGCGGGAGGCGTCGCGCGAGAACGACGCGCTCGTGCTGCGCGTGCCGAGCGACGGCAGCCTGCAGTCGCTCAAGTCCCTGATCGACCGGCTCGACGAGCTTTCCGTGCAGGTCGACGAGCTTTCCGTGCACACCCCCGATCTCGACGACGTCTTCCTCGCCCTGACCGGCACCTCGACCGACGAAAAGGCGGCCACCCGATGA
- a CDS encoding DUF4097 family beta strand repeat-containing protein: MPKFETPEPIAVTLDLGVGQVRFVAADRADTTVEVRPTDESDESDVKAAKQVRADFSNGTLHVTGPKAGLFDFSRKTRSVDVTIELPAGSRVSAEVQAGGFSATGVLGQSRFKTAAGNVSLDRTGPLTVDTSVGHITVEEIAGNAEITTASGKIQLGPIAGTAAVKNSNGDTTIASATGDVRVRSANGDITVDSAEASVDAKTSNGAIRLREIVRGAATLETAMGDLEIGIAEGTAAWLDVKTGFGHVRNEMTASAKPSDAGETVEVRAHTSFGGILVHRS; encoded by the coding sequence ATGCCTAAATTCGAGACGCCCGAGCCCATCGCCGTCACCCTCGACCTCGGCGTCGGCCAGGTCCGGTTCGTCGCGGCCGACCGCGCCGACACCACCGTCGAGGTCCGGCCGACCGACGAATCCGACGAGTCCGACGTCAAGGCCGCCAAGCAGGTCCGCGCCGACTTCAGCAACGGGACGTTGCACGTCACCGGCCCGAAAGCGGGGCTGTTCGACTTCTCTCGCAAGACCCGCTCGGTCGACGTGACCATCGAGCTGCCGGCCGGCTCCCGGGTGTCGGCCGAGGTGCAGGCCGGCGGCTTCTCCGCCACCGGCGTACTCGGCCAGTCCCGGTTCAAGACCGCGGCGGGCAACGTCAGCCTGGACCGGACCGGCCCGCTGACCGTCGACACCTCGGTCGGCCACATCACCGTCGAGGAGATCGCGGGCAACGCGGAGATCACCACCGCTTCCGGCAAGATCCAGCTCGGCCCGATCGCCGGCACCGCGGCGGTCAAGAACTCCAACGGCGACACCACGATCGCCTCCGCGACCGGCGACGTGCGGGTGCGCTCGGCCAACGGCGACATCACCGTCGACTCGGCGGAGGCCAGCGTCGATGCGAAGACGTCCAACGGGGCGATCCGCCTCCGCGAGATCGTCCGGGGCGCGGCGACTCTCGAAACCGCGATGGGAGACCTGGAAATCGGCATCGCGGAAGGCACCGCGGCCTGGCTCGACGTGAAGACCGGCTTCGGCCACGTGCGCAACGAGATGACGGCATCCGCCAAGCCGTCCGACGCGGGCGAGACCGTCGAGGTGCGCGCGCACACTTCGTTCGGCGGCATCCTCGTCCACCGTTCCTGA
- a CDS encoding YlcI/YnfO family protein, giving the protein MDLTTYVNHLGREFATLAETGGEEGRALVERLTGSLESAIRMTLLEALSGAADEITRDLAPGSVELRLRGRDPKFVVTAPPAETPQPAAPAAEPVPEAEPLFAEDGPSARINVRLPEQLKAAVEEAAAKEGRSVNAWLVRAASAALRSEREVRFDASEAGTFAKQSFTGWVR; this is encoded by the coding sequence ATGGACCTCACCACGTACGTGAATCACCTCGGCCGCGAGTTCGCCACCTTGGCCGAAACCGGCGGCGAAGAGGGGCGTGCGCTGGTCGAGCGTCTGACCGGCTCGCTCGAATCGGCGATCCGGATGACCCTGCTGGAAGCGCTGTCCGGCGCGGCCGACGAGATCACCCGGGACCTGGCTCCCGGTTCGGTCGAGCTGCGCCTGCGCGGCCGCGACCCGAAGTTCGTCGTGACCGCGCCGCCTGCCGAAACCCCGCAGCCGGCCGCGCCGGCGGCCGAACCCGTCCCGGAGGCCGAACCGCTGTTCGCCGAGGACGGCCCGTCGGCCCGGATCAACGTCCGGCTGCCCGAACAGCTCAAAGCCGCAGTGGAGGAAGCCGCGGCCAAGGAGGGCCGGTCGGTCAACGCGTGGCTCGTCCGCGCCGCGTCCGCCGCCCTGCGCTCGGAGCGCGAAGTGCGTTTCGACGCATCCGAAGCCGGAACATTCGCCAAGCAGAGCTTCACCGGCTGGGTCCGCTAG
- the efeB gene encoding iron uptake transporter deferrochelatase/peroxidase subunit — MTNVNRRNFLKGAAAGAAGTALTGGVLIGGAQADERAAGAAPAPATEHPFHGANQSGVLTPSPAEKQASAAFAAFDLLSSSKTDLIALLRTLTDRARFLTAGGTPPNLGVGKPPSDSDVLGPAVPADGLTVTVSFGSSLFDKVGLADRKPKKLTPMRIFPDDSPEAAWMHGDLLIQLCANNPDTVHHAIRDLTRHTRAAMQLRWKMHGYNPPPRPSGAGRNLLGFKDGTANPVGGQASGLVWVDDPAEPAWARGGSYQVVRLIRMLVEFWDRVSINEQEKMFGRRRDSGAPLDGNAETDDPDYQADPKGSVIPLTSHIRMANPRTPATENQRLLRRSYSYDLGVDANGQLQAGHVFVCYQQDVRRQFETVQERLAGEPLVDYVQPFGGGYFFTLPGVRDRDDWYASGLFS, encoded by the coding sequence GTGACGAACGTCAATCGCCGCAATTTCCTGAAGGGCGCGGCGGCCGGAGCGGCCGGCACCGCGCTGACCGGCGGCGTACTGATCGGCGGCGCCCAGGCGGACGAACGCGCCGCCGGTGCCGCGCCGGCTCCGGCGACCGAGCACCCGTTTCACGGCGCGAACCAGTCCGGTGTGCTCACGCCCAGTCCGGCGGAGAAGCAGGCGTCCGCGGCGTTCGCGGCCTTCGACCTGCTCAGCAGCTCCAAGACGGACCTGATCGCGCTCCTGCGCACGCTCACCGATCGCGCGCGTTTCCTGACCGCTGGCGGTACTCCGCCGAATCTCGGGGTGGGCAAACCGCCGTCGGACAGCGACGTGCTCGGCCCGGCGGTGCCCGCCGACGGCCTTACCGTCACCGTCTCGTTCGGCTCCAGCCTCTTCGACAAAGTCGGTCTCGCCGATCGCAAACCGAAGAAGCTGACTCCGATGCGGATCTTCCCGGACGATTCGCCGGAGGCCGCCTGGATGCACGGTGACCTGCTGATCCAGTTGTGCGCCAACAACCCGGACACGGTGCACCACGCGATCCGCGACCTCACCCGGCACACTCGCGCCGCGATGCAGCTGCGCTGGAAGATGCACGGCTACAACCCGCCGCCGCGGCCGTCCGGCGCGGGCCGGAACCTGCTCGGGTTCAAGGACGGCACCGCGAATCCGGTCGGCGGGCAGGCGAGCGGCCTGGTCTGGGTCGACGACCCGGCGGAGCCGGCCTGGGCGCGCGGCGGCAGCTACCAGGTGGTCCGGCTGATCCGGATGCTGGTCGAGTTCTGGGACCGGGTGTCGATCAACGAGCAGGAGAAAATGTTCGGCCGCCGCCGCGATTCCGGCGCGCCGCTCGACGGGAACGCCGAAACCGACGACCCGGACTACCAGGCGGATCCGAAGGGCTCGGTCATCCCACTCACCTCGCACATCCGGATGGCCAACCCGCGCACCCCGGCAACCGAGAACCAGCGTCTCCTGCGCCGTTCCTACAGCTATGACCTCGGCGTCGACGCGAACGGCCAGCTCCAGGCCGGGCATGTGTTCGTCTGCTACCAGCAGGACGTGCGGCGGCAGTTCGAAACCGTGCAGGAACGGCTGGCCGGCGAGCCGCTGGTGGATTACGTCCAGCCGTTCGGCGGCGGTTACTTCTTCACGCTGCCCGGTGTTCGCGACCGCGACGACTGGTACGCCAGCGGACTGTTCTCCTAG
- the efeU gene encoding iron uptake transporter permease EfeU, protein MQWADAVPNLMIGLREGLEAGLVVSILLAALRKIRPDDGSVSTAPVWLGVLGAVTVAGSFAAILTFSTDVLSSRAQQIVGGTLSVLAVFLVTAMVFWMRRTAVGLSAHLRGEVERAAAIGAGALALTAFLAVGREGLETTLFLWTAVKASGATVAPLTGAALGLGIAILLCWLLYRRAVRLNLGVFFSRTAFVLIVIAAGVLSYGLGDLQDGGVLPGQSWVAFDLAGSVDPNSWWVSLISGVTELTPRMTVLQVAAWIGYLAVVVPLFVKAGRRPAEKPAEKPAEAAGRWERLAGRHTAIVAGALVLVPVAVAALVIAVLPSAAAGSAAAVSVTDQGCAPEWKSARPGTQSITVANKTANAGEIRLDDSSGAIVAEIETIGPATSATMSASLADGEYTFRCLMSGQPASASAPVQVSGGAKETVGTAVKPVTTGDLDGPNKKYLGYAGQQLAAVATAVGAVRADLAAGNADAAKKDWVTAQVAWERVGASYNSFGDAGTAVDGLPDGLPGGAADPRFTGLHRLEYGLWHGQGPASLVPVADKLSADLAALRGKLDTDDVAGDPTKLTVRVHEILEDAIRDHLSGMDDQGSAMAYAATDADVEVTRTVLAELAPLLNERSPGLVREATAQLDKLHEALAATGYRAPSAVPLAQRQAVNGAAGAVVETLSAAPTLLEVPPSH, encoded by the coding sequence GTGCAGTGGGCAGACGCGGTTCCCAATCTCATGATCGGCTTGCGCGAAGGTCTGGAAGCGGGCCTCGTGGTCAGCATCCTGCTGGCCGCTCTGCGCAAGATCCGGCCAGACGACGGCTCGGTGTCGACCGCTCCGGTATGGCTCGGCGTTTTGGGCGCGGTGACCGTAGCGGGTAGTTTCGCCGCTATTCTCACCTTTTCCACCGATGTCCTTTCTTCTCGTGCGCAGCAGATCGTCGGCGGCACGCTGAGCGTGCTGGCGGTTTTCCTGGTCACCGCCATGGTGTTCTGGATGCGAAGGACCGCGGTCGGGCTTTCCGCCCATTTGCGCGGCGAAGTCGAACGCGCGGCAGCGATCGGTGCGGGAGCGCTCGCCCTCACCGCGTTTCTCGCGGTCGGTCGCGAGGGCCTGGAGACCACGCTGTTCCTCTGGACGGCAGTGAAGGCGTCCGGCGCCACGGTCGCGCCACTGACCGGCGCGGCACTCGGGCTCGGTATCGCGATCCTGCTCTGCTGGCTGCTGTACCGCCGCGCGGTCCGGCTCAATCTCGGCGTTTTCTTCAGCCGCACGGCGTTCGTACTGATCGTCATCGCGGCCGGCGTGCTGTCTTACGGTCTCGGCGACCTCCAGGACGGCGGCGTCCTGCCCGGCCAGAGCTGGGTGGCGTTCGACCTCGCCGGCTCTGTCGACCCGAACTCCTGGTGGGTTTCCCTGATCAGCGGCGTCACCGAGCTGACCCCCCGGATGACGGTGCTGCAAGTCGCGGCCTGGATCGGGTACCTCGCGGTCGTCGTCCCGCTGTTCGTCAAGGCCGGGCGGCGGCCCGCCGAAAAGCCCGCTGAGAAGCCCGCCGAGGCGGCTGGGCGCTGGGAACGGCTGGCGGGCAGGCACACCGCGATCGTCGCGGGCGCGCTCGTGCTGGTGCCGGTCGCGGTGGCGGCGCTGGTGATCGCGGTCCTGCCGTCCGCGGCGGCCGGTTCCGCGGCAGCCGTTTCGGTGACCGACCAGGGTTGCGCGCCGGAGTGGAAGTCCGCGCGGCCCGGCACGCAGAGCATCACGGTCGCCAACAAGACCGCCAACGCCGGCGAGATCCGGCTGGACGACAGCAGCGGCGCGATCGTCGCCGAGATCGAGACGATCGGGCCGGCGACGAGCGCCACGATGTCCGCTTCGCTCGCCGACGGCGAGTACACGTTCCGCTGCCTGATGTCCGGCCAGCCCGCCAGTGCCTCGGCACCGGTCCAGGTCAGCGGCGGAGCCAAGGAAACCGTCGGCACCGCAGTCAAACCGGTGACCACCGGCGACCTCGACGGCCCGAACAAGAAGTACCTCGGCTACGCCGGGCAGCAGCTCGCCGCCGTGGCGACCGCCGTGGGTGCCGTCCGCGCAGATCTGGCGGCGGGCAACGCCGACGCGGCGAAGAAGGACTGGGTCACCGCTCAAGTGGCTTGGGAACGCGTCGGCGCTTCCTACAACAGCTTCGGTGACGCCGGTACCGCGGTCGACGGGCTGCCCGATGGACTTCCGGGCGGCGCGGCCGATCCCCGCTTCACCGGCTTGCATCGGCTGGAGTACGGGCTGTGGCACGGCCAGGGGCCGGCTTCGCTGGTCCCGGTCGCGGACAAGCTCTCCGCGGATCTCGCCGCGCTGCGCGGAAAACTCGACACCGACGACGTCGCGGGGGATCCGACGAAGCTGACGGTCCGTGTGCACGAGATCCTCGAAGACGCGATCCGCGACCATCTGTCCGGAATGGACGATCAAGGCAGCGCAATGGCCTACGCCGCAACGGATGCAGACGTCGAAGTCACTCGTACCGTTCTCGCCGAGCTGGCTCCGCTGCTCAACGAGCGTTCCCCAGGCCTCGTCCGGGAGGCGACCGCACAGCTCGACAAGCTGCACGAAGCGTTGGCAGCCACCGGTTATCGCGCACCGAGCGCCGTGCCGCTCGCGCAGCGGCAGGCGGTGAACGGCGCGGCCGGTGCGGTCGTCGAGACGCTTTCCGCGGCACCCACTCTGCTCGAAGTCCCTCCGAGCCACTGA